From a single Helicovermis profundi genomic region:
- the queA gene encoding tRNA preQ1(34) S-adenosylmethionine ribosyltransferase-isomerase QueA yields MKKNEFYFDLPKEFIAQTPLKDRSNSKLMKLNKISGEIEHKIFKDILSYLKKGDLIVLNDTRVLPARIFGKKETGAKVEFLLLRNLGDNRWLTLVKPGKKAKIGVKFIFGDGILEGVIVDHAEEGARIIEFTYDGIFEEVLDKIGTMPLPPYIVEELKDQERYQTVYSKYNGSAAAPTAGLHFTPELIDQIIDMGVEIAYVTLHVGLGTFRPVKADNILDHQMHSEYYEISEETAEKVNKAKLGGGRIISVGTTSTRTLESAVNEDGFVSKSSGWTEIFIYPGYKFKIIDGLITNFHLPESTLIMLVSALAGKDNVLNAYEEAIKNNYRFFSFGDAMLVI; encoded by the coding sequence ATGAAAAAAAATGAATTTTACTTTGATTTACCAAAAGAGTTTATTGCTCAGACACCTTTAAAAGACAGAAGCAATTCTAAATTAATGAAACTAAATAAAATTAGTGGTGAAATTGAACACAAGATATTTAAAGATATATTATCATATCTAAAAAAAGGCGATTTAATTGTGTTAAATGATACAAGAGTTCTGCCTGCAAGAATTTTTGGGAAAAAGGAAACTGGAGCGAAAGTTGAATTTCTACTTTTAAGAAATTTAGGTGATAATAGATGGCTTACTTTGGTAAAGCCAGGAAAAAAAGCTAAAATTGGAGTTAAATTTATATTTGGTGATGGTATACTTGAAGGCGTTATTGTGGATCATGCTGAAGAAGGAGCAAGAATTATTGAATTTACCTATGATGGAATATTTGAAGAAGTTTTAGATAAAATTGGAACTATGCCACTTCCACCTTATATAGTTGAAGAACTTAAAGATCAAGAAAGGTACCAAACTGTTTATTCTAAATATAATGGATCTGCAGCGGCTCCTACAGCTGGACTTCATTTTACACCAGAACTAATTGATCAAATTATTGATATGGGAGTTGAAATAGCATACGTAACGCTTCATGTTGGTCTTGGTACCTTTAGGCCTGTAAAAGCGGATAATATTTTGGATCATCAAATGCACTCAGAATATTACGAAATAAGTGAAGAAACAGCAGAAAAAGTAAATAAAGCGAAGCTTGGTGGTGGAAGAATAATTTCGGTTGGAACTACTTCAACTAGAACACTCGAGAGTGCAGTTAATGAAGATGGATTTGTTTCAAAAAGTAGCGGATGGACAGAAATATTTATATATCCAGGCTATAAATTCAAAATTATTGATGGATTAATTACTAATTTTCATTTGCCAGAATCAACTTTAATTATGCTCGTAAGCGCTTTAGCTGGAAAAGATAATGTATTAAATGCATACGAAGAAGCGATTAAAAATAATTATAGATTTTTTTCTTTTGGCGATGCTATGTTAGTTATATAA